In the Pongo abelii isolate AG06213 chromosome 9, NHGRI_mPonAbe1-v2.0_pri, whole genome shotgun sequence genome, CTGTGCCCTTTCTGCTAACTCACCAGCCAGGGGCCCAGCAAGGGGGTTTCCAGGTCTTTATTTcccagcaggcaggcaggccaaGGTTAGGAAGCCTCTTCCACGTCCAGCGTGGTCTGAGCTGGTTCCTGCCTCAGCTGGCTGGCAGACAGTGACTCAGGCTTCCAGCTCCTGCCTTTGGCCAACAGGTCCCCTCATCCCCGCTAGATATGAAGGCctcaggggatgggggaggctgtGGGGTCATGTAAAGTTTATCCTGAGACCATAGGATCTACGCAGCCTGAACGGCTAggcccctttgtcatttcttccTATGTCTATACTGAGTTGCTCCTGCTCTAGAACTGACCCCATGGTTGTCGCCTGAACTGAAAAAAGGAAACTGGAAGAGGGTGTCTCTGCTGTGAGGTGAGGGGCTGCCGTGTTTTGCCAAAGGTGTACCCGGGTGGAGATGGGCCACGGTGGATGCCTGAGGCCAGGGCCTCTACCTCAGACAGACAGGGCTTGGTGCTGACCCTGTCATCCCTGCCATGTCCCCAGTGGCTCCTGTGATCACATCAACCAGGGTGAGGACCTGAGAACGAGAGCTTGAGCTCATCTGGGGAGGATGAGTGGAAGGAAGGTTGGAGAGTGGGTCAAGAGGAACTGAGACTGGAAACCCAGTCCGGAGGCGGCTCAGTGCCAGCCCCGAGGGGAGGCCCCCCACTGTGGGCAGACCAGCCTTTCCCTCACCCCTCCCTGGCTGTGTGAGGGAGCGGGGCTGGCTGTCCTCTGGCGCCATCTCATGGCTACAGCATCTCAACGCAGGGAAGACCCAACTCCCCTGGATATCCCCAGGTCTGAGCATCTAAGCTCCGATTTCGGGGGAACAATGGAGAAGGGGGCCTTAGAGTCAAGAAGAACGTGTTGAAATGCCACCTGGCTGGGATAGCTTGGAAAACTCACTGGCCCttcctgagccttagtttcttcatctgtaaaggggAGGGAATAATCCACCCCCCACCAAATAGCCCAGAACTGCAGATAAAACATCTGGCACAGAATAGGCAATTAAGAAAcaatactggccaggcacggtggctcacgcctgtaatcccagcacttcgagaggccgaggcaggtggatcacctgaggtcgggagttcgagaccagcctaaccaacatggagaagccccatctctactgaaagtacaaaattagtctggtgtggtggcacatgcctgtacatcccagttacttgggaggctgaggcaggagaatcgcttgaacctgggaggcggaagttgcagtgagccgagatcgcgccattgtactccagcctgggcaacaagagcgaaactccatcaaaaaaagaaagaaagaaagaaagaaagagagagagagaaagaaagaaagaaagaaagaaagaaagaaagaaagaaagaaagaaagaaagaaagaaagaaagaaagaaagaaagaaagaaagaaagaaagaagagagaaaggagggagggagacgggctgggcacagtggtgcatgcctgtaatcccaaaactttgggaggccaaagagggaggatcTCTGCCAGAAGAAGGCTCTGCCTTGGAGGTTCATGACAGGCCAGCCCCTCTCAGGCCTCCCATCTGAGGCCCCCTCTTTGCAGAGCTCATCCATTGCTCTGGCTTCTATACTTACTTGTTTCTCACAGAGGTTAAGCTCATTCCCCACTTCTGTGCCTTTGCCCACACTGGGCCTCCTATCTGCGATGCCCTCTTCAGCCTTGTTATGTGTCCAGGTCCCTCTGGCCCTTCAGTGCCCAGCAATGGACATGCTTTCTCCATGAGCTTTGCAGGTTACTCCCTCCCAGGTGCACCCATGACCCCTCAGACCTGAGTGCTCCCCCCCGGGCCCTGCCCCCTCCTCTAGGCCTAGCCAGGTCCATGGGCaaagctaaggcccggtgagagcAAGGCAGTTCCTTGGCTCTGATTCAGTCATCCTTAGGTTCTTTGAAGTCCCAAGCCCTAGGATGCTGTGGTTCCAAGGTCCTGAGAGCCCTCAAACCTAGACTCTGTTAGGAAGGCAAAGAACTAAAAGGCCGGTGGGTAATGGGTACTCAGTGGTTGTTGAGGTGCCAGGCCAGGCCTCTTGTATGTCCTTGAACCCCTGAGAAGAGGGTGAGGAAGGGGCAGCTGGCCTTAGTTTCTTTCTCCATCTGTCAAGTGGGACCCCATGAGCCTTTCCTTCCCCTCTGAGGTTAGTCCAAGTGCTCTTATCTGAGCAGAGCGGTGGGATTAGGGGTCTCCAGATCTGCACGTCTGGGTGGATAAGGCATGATAGGAACAGCTTTGTGTTTCCCATCCATCCAGGTTGCAGGGACTGAGACCACTTAGGCTTCTTACCCAAgccctgccttgccctgcctTGGGGCCAACACCTCCCAGGAGCCTTCAGAGCTGTTCCCATTCCTGGGACAGTGACCCGCCCTGCTAGGAGTGGGTACGGGAGGTTGTTCCAGGGACCCAGCAAAGGACTGGCTGCTGCCGAGCTGAAGGCCATCTTGCTCTCCTGGGCCACAGCACAGGTCAAATCCAACCAGAAGGTCCACACTCAGTTGGCAGAAGCGACCTCTTAGCACAGGCCTGAGCAAGCAGTAGGTGCTCAATCTGTGCACAACTGACCAAGTGTTTACCAGAAGTTCAAACCTGGTTTTTCTCAGTGTGATCCAAACTTTGGGTTCCCACTCTGTTCCTCAATCCCCTTGCCTGTAAAAATGGCTTTGGGGTGAGATCGATGCCTTTAAAGGCACCTTCAGCTCTGATGCTCTAGGCTCTAGGAGTCTCCTCTGCACCTCCCAGGGTAGAAGATGAGCCGCCCTGAGAGGCACTTCATCCTTCCAGCACACTGGTGATCAGTATGAGCATATTCTATCaaggaggctcagagaagggaaggggcttGGGGGCAAAGGTGGAGTAAGAACCtgggcctcaaactcccagggcAGCATTCTTTCCCCACACCATCCTCCCCTGCCACCTGCCTTGCTGCCTCAGCTGCTCCAAATCAAAGCCCACTTCCTCCAGGTCGCCCTCTTGGAATGCTGCTTCCCCCTCTGGAGCTGGCCTCCCTGGGACAGTGAGGAGCCACATCTCCTGCTCTGGTCTCCTAACAGCTCTGAGGCCAGTTTGGTGGTGAGGAGGGGCTGGGATGGATGAGGCAGCTGGGTCCTCAGGGGCATCACATCTATCTCCACAGCCCGCGTCCATCACTCCTCATGCGCTCTGCACCTGCCGTGTGGAAGGGGCAGTCGCTGTGAAATGGGGGAACGTGGGAGGACCTGgtgacacatagtaggtactcgaTAAGTGTGtgtggagaaaaggagaagagggaagggaggggagaaggcGGCTGAGTAAGTTTGTACATAAGTGGATTGCCACATGGAGGGATGGGTAGATGGACATGTTGGTGAGTGAGTTATTGAATGAGGGAAGGAAGGCTAGATGGGTGAGTGAATGGCTGGGAGGAGGAATGGACACCCGTGGCTCTGAGTGTTATAGCTAAAGGAGGAGCCATGAGCTCCCTAATCACTGCCCTACCCATTTGACAGCTGAGAAGACTGAGAGAGGGCTGAGCAGAAAGAAAATTCCTGGTTCTGTGGGGCTGGCAGCCTCTGGTTCTCCCCTacccctcctcctctgcccccaTCCCCCTCTTTCCCCTGCTGGGGTAGGAGAGTGTTCCGGGAAGGACGCCTTTTTTCCACCTCCTTGCTCCTCTAAGCCCAGTTTCCGCCAGGCACTAGGCGTGGTGTTGGGGATGGCAGGGAGCCGGTGGCCCCCACAGAGGCTCTTTTAGTCAGAGACAGCCCTGCCAGGAAACAGAGGAAGCTGCTCACTCTGTCAGAGAGTTTGCAGCCTAGCTGAGGGCAGGAGAGTGGGGAGCCTCAGGTCTGGCTTCTCTTTGCCCCAACACACGTGGGACCACCAGCGTGCTGCAGGGACAGGAGGCTGCCTGTGAGTGTCAGTGCATCTTGGGGCCATGGGTCAGTGCAGGGGTtgcaggggggtggggggcaggtggACACAAGGAACTGTGACTTTGGGTAGGTAGGCTAAGTTCAGCATTGACTTAAAGGAGGCCCACAGAGTTAGGAGGCCCAGAGGAAGGGATTCCACCCAGCTGGGGggataaaaaaaggaagaagcaagGTGAGATCTGGAGCTAGATAGACACTTAGGGTTTTGATGAATGGAGATTAGTTGAATGGCACTTCGTGTGAAGGGAACAGTGGAGAtggggaggctgggaagggatTCTGGCTCTCTGGCTGCCACTGGCTGTGTGGGAGTCTCCATGTCTTGGGAATGTGTGACGGAAGAGGAAGGGGCAAGGGCAGAGTGGCCCTGGCGTACTTCAGATAGGACTGGAGGGCTTGGCAGGGTCTTGAATGTCAGGAAAAGGGTTTGGGCTTTTCCCCCAAAGGGCAGAGGGATGCAGAGAAGGATGTAGTCAGAGCCACTTGTTAGCAAGCCCCCCACCATGGGCAGAGTCCAGCCCAGGAAGAGGCTGGGGTCTGGTCTGGTCCAGGACTTAGGACCCAAGAGCTAGTGACAGATGTCAGCACCAAGGTCAGCTGCTGCCTGGAGGTGGGAGCCAAGAGCACCCTCCTTGAGGCCAGCCCCTGCCAGGAACTGGAAGAACAGCTCAGCTCTCCTAGGTCCTCAGAAAGTATACAAGACAGCCCGGGCAATGGCCAGGCCTGTCTTTCCTGACACAGCCCTGAAGGTTTTCCCAGAGAACTGTGTGCCGGATCCCCTCCTGCAGCCCCCTGTCTCCTTCCAAGAGGGAGTGGAGGGGGTCCCAGGAGGATCAGTCTCACCAGGGTGTGGGAGCAGCACATTGCAGTCCCCAGTCATCTGAGACAGAGTGCTGTCCCTGGGGGTGGGATCTGAGGGTGAAGGCCTCCCAAAGGAAGGTTGAGGGATGCAGCACCCCTCTAGCATGTTCTCCTCCTCACCACAACCCTCTTCCCTCGCAGACTGGTCTCCTCAGACCCTGTGTGAGGAGAGGGGTCAGGGAGGGGCAGAGGCTGCCTCTTGAAGGGCAGCCCCACCGAACCAGCAGTTTTCTTTCTCCTCAGATTTCTTTGTCAGACCCTGTGTGAGAGGAGATCAGTCTGCAAGGACAGAGGGTTATGGTGAGGAGGGGAACATGATAGAGGGGTGCTGTGTTCCTCAACCTTCCTCCTCACCCGGAGTGTCTTTACACTCTTCTCCACCCATGGAAATCCTCCTCAACCACCCAGGCCTTGCTCTGTCTTTCATTCTGCTCTGAAAAGTCTCTTCCATCAGGTGGCTCACACTGGTCTCCTCCATCAGACTAGCATATCTCTATCTGTATTCCCATATCTCCGTGTCCACCTATACACTATGCCCTCATGTATCTAGCTGGCAGGGAGGACTCAGGGAATCCCTGTCATGTGAAAACAAGAGAATGAACATGTGAATGAGAATGGCCTGAACCAATGAATGAAGAGATGAGTGGACATTCTCTACCTGTGCTAATCCTGGCTTCCTGGCTATGCTATGGTGGGCTGCTATGTTTCTTCCTCTGGCCTCCCCATCGTGCCTACCTTGTCCTAGCTGGGCACCCAGCACGTCTAGCATATGGGCTAAAGCCCCACAAAGAATCTTTGATAACTGAGAGTGACATGGGATGTGGGCTGCAGACTATAGAATCCAACATTATCATTTTGCCCAAAAATGGGTTAAATAGCTCCACCAAAATGAAATTGCAAGTTGGgacaaatgtatttttctctaatataactttttaaaatcccatAACTTTACTTAGTAGGTACAGTAAGAACAGCAAACACTTGGCCCCATGCCAGGCACTGATCTTCACAACAATCTTATAAGGCAGGTACTATCTCATCTCATTTTACACATGGGGAATCTGGAGAACAGAGGTTAACTAGTATGTCCAAGACCACAGAGCTCATCCGTGGCATAGCTGGGACTTGAACCTGAGCATCTGGATCAGAGTCCATATACTTTGCCTGAACCCTTTACCACCCTCTGAGTGCATTTACAGGACTTCATAttttttctgggcctcagtttttcccatctgtaaaatggcaagaGAGGAGGATTAGATTCACTATCTTAAAGGCCCATTGGATTTAAGTTGTAAATTTTCTATAGACACCAGTAATATGGCAATGTCAGTTTCGAGGTGAGTGTCTAGGAGTCAGACTTACCCCATCAGGGAACCCCTTAGGGTATTTGTGCTGCTGGCTCTCCCAAAACCCAGCCCGAAAGAATGAGAGGAGGGACAAgatgtagaatgcaatggcatggcatttattgagcactactGAATGTCATCACCGCATATTTCACTGATGAGGACACTGTGACATGACCTGCTTCACACAGCACGGAAGTGGGGGAGCAACATTTAAACCCAGGCCTGCCTAGCTCTGAAGTTGGTCATGTAACCTCTACATCCCATGTCTGTGGGCTACACTAAGCTGTCTCTTCTGGATTGGGCAGTTGGGTTCTGGTTCTGACTCTGCTCTGAGTCACGAAGAAAGAAGGAGCAGTCCCTGCCCCTCACTGTGCCTGGATTTCCATCTCTGTAAAGCAAACGGATGACTCCGTCCCTCACCCATCCGCCTTCAGGGACGCTGTTTTCACTCTGGGCACTAGGGGGCGCTGTGTTGTCAGAGGCTCTGCCAAACCTGCCTTTGCAGCCTGAAGTGGAAAGAAGCCTTGGGGAACTGGGTATCACCTCCttcccctattttacagataacaaGACCTCTGCCAGAAGAACCATGGCTTTGGAAGGCGGAGTTCAGGCTGAGGAGATGGGTGCGGTCCTCAGTGAGCCCCTGGTGTGTGGACCCTTCGTATTGGTTAACTAAGAGTTATCAGGGCCCTTTTCCACCCCAGACCCTGGGCTAAGATGCAGAGAGACACCAGACCTGGCCCCTCTCCTCGGGCGGGTCCCAGTCTGTGAGAGACATGCAGATCCACCATGACCAGCTTCCACACCCCAGTGAGCCCCTGGCAGCCCTGCACAGCATGATTTAGTGCTTCTAACCTCGTGACATTCCTGAGAAGCAGGCGCCGCATTCCCCCTTTTCTCGGGTGAAATGAAATCACCacctcaaggtcacatagcaaatACATAAcagagttgggattcaaacccaagtcccTCAATCTCCACtaacagagaaagaaacataTGATCAGggctttgaaggatgaatagaagTTCACTAGGaaggctgaaagaaaaaaaaatatatatatataaaaatatatataaatatataaatatatataaatacacaaatatataaatatatatatatataaatataaacaaaatgaatCAGATTGCTCCCAAGCATGAGCTTTATTGTATCCCAAGTTTTGTCAAAGTGAGGGCTCTGTGGGGCTTCATGGGGTGGTTAGAGTAGTGGAGTTGACAAAGTTGGTGCCCTCACTGTTCAGACAGGGAGATCAAGGTCCAAGGAGGGGCAGGGCCTGCTGGGTGGTGAGTGAGCATGTCACTGACGGGCTGTGTATTGCTTTCCCAGCCTCCCTGAACATAGGAAACTCACCTGGGCAGCCATGGAGTGGGACAATGGCACAGGCCAGGCTCTGGGCTTGCCACCCACCACCTGTGTCTACCGCGAGAACTTCAAGCAACTGCTGCTGCCGCCTGTGTATTCAGCGGTGCTAGCGGCTGGCCTGCCGCTGAACATCTGTGTCATTACCCAGATCTGCACGTCCCGCCGGGCCCTGACCCGCACGGCCGTGTACACCCTAAACCTTGCCCTGGCCGACCTGCTGTATGCCTGCTCCCTGCCCCTGCTCATCTACAACTATGCCCAAGGTGACCACTGGCCCTTTGGCGACTTCGCCTGCCGCCTGGTCCGCTTCCTCTTCTATGCCAACCTGCATGGCAGCATCCTCTTCCTCACCTGCATCAGCTTCCAGCGCTACCTGGGCATCTGCCACCCGCTGGCCCCCTGGCACAAACGTGGGGGCCGCCGGGCCGCCTGGCTAGTGTGTGTAGCCGTGTGGCTGGCCGTGACAACCCAGTGCCTGCCCACAGCCATCTTTGCTGCCACAGGCATCCAGCGTAACCGCACTGTCTGCTATGACCTCAGCCCGCCTGCCCTGGCCACCCACTATATGCCCTATGGCATGGCTCTCACTGTCATCGGCTTCCTGCTGCCCTTTGCTGCCCTGCTGGCCTGCTACTGTCTCCTGGCCCGCCGCCTATGCCGCCAGGACGGCCCGGCAGAGCCTGTGGCCCAGGAGCGGCGTGGCAAGGCGGCCCGCATGGCTGTGGTGGTGGCTGCTGCCTTTGCCATCAGCTTCCTGCCTTTCCACATCACCAAGACAGCCTACCTGGCAGTGCGCTCGACGCCGGGCGTCCCCTGCCCTGTGTTGGAGGCCTTTGCAGCGGCCTACAAAGGCACGCGGCCGTTCGCCAGCGCCAACAGCGTGCTGGACCCCATCCTCTTCTACTTCACCCAGAAGAAGTTCCGCCGGCGACCACATGAGCTCCTACAGAAACTCACAGCCAAATGGCAGAGGCAGGGTCGCTGAGTCCTCCAGGGCGTAGGCAGCCTTCATATTTGCCATTGTGTCTGCGGCACCAGGAGCCCATTCAACCATGCGGAGAATTAGAGCTCTGCTCAGCTGGGCATGGAGTAAGATCCCTCACAGGACCCAGAAGTTCACCAAAAACTATTTCTTCAGCCCCTTCTCTGGCCCAGACCCTGTGGGCATGGAGATGGACAGACCTGGGCCTGGCTCTTGAGAGGTCCCAGTCAGCCATGGAGAGCTGGGGAAACCACATTAAGGTGCTCACAAAAATACAGTGTGACGTGTACTGTCATCAAGGGGTATGCTCCGTGCTTTGAGTCACCAATGAAGCGGGTGAGGGAAGATGAGAAGGGGAAGTGAGAGCTTCTGGGAAGGGGCATTTGAGCTGGGTTTTGAGGGATCATTATGAGCTCTCTGGAGAGGAGTgatattccatttatttagaaaGCCTTTACTGACATCTTGTGCTTAGGCCTGGGTTGGTTCTGGGGCCCTAGAAGAACCAGTCCTAGCCCTGGTCCATACAGGCTCCCAACTGCTGGAAGTACAGACTGGCACAGCAACATCAGGGTTGTGACAGAGGGAAGCATGACTGGGGGGAGGGGGTACACAGACAGTGCCCATGACCCAGTCCAAGGAGTCAGGAAAGAGCTCTCTGAGGAGGGAGCATCTGAGCCAGATGTCGAGGGCTGAGTGGGAACTTGGCAAGCAGAAGTGGGGAGCACTTTGATGCAACCCAGGTATGCTCCATGCATATCCAGCTAGGCCAGCCTCGTGCTGGGCTCTGCCCTGGGCAGACAGGCAGAGGGCTAGAGCAGAGGACACATGGCCTTGCGTGTGTGAAAACTGAGAAAGTGGGAGCTGTGCTTCAGCCACCCTCCAGACAAGGGCAAGAGTTAGCCAGATGCTTCAGGCAGTGGGAGGCCAATGGAGGGATTAAGCGGGGGAAGCTTCTTAGAAGAGGCAGGGGgcgaagtgcagtggctcatgcctgtaatctcagcaatttgggaggcaaaggaaggaggaatgcttgagcccaagagttttagaccagcctgggcaacacagtaagaccctgtttctacaaaaaaatataaaaaatagcctggtgtggtggtgtctgACTGTAGtactaactactcaggaggctgaggtgctgagttcaa is a window encoding:
- the P2RY6 gene encoding P2Y purinoceptor 6 (The RefSeq protein has 2 substitutions compared to this genomic sequence), with the protein product MEWDNGTGQALGLPPTTCVYRENFKQLLLPPVYSAVLAAGLPLNICVITQICTSRRALTRTAVYTLNLALADLLYACSLPLLIYNYAQGDHWPFGDFACRLVRFLFYANLHGSILFLTCISFQRYLGICHPLAPWHKRGGRRAAWLVCVAVWLAVTTQCLPTAIFAATGIQRNRTVCYDLSPPALATHYMPYGMALTVIGFLLPFAALLACYCLLARRLCRQDGPAEPVAQERRGTAARMAVVVAAAFAISFLPFHITKTAYLAVRSTPGVPCPVLEAFAAAYKSTRPFASANSVLDPILFYFTQKKFRRRPHELLQKLTAKWQRQGR